One stretch of Armatimonadota bacterium DNA includes these proteins:
- a CDS encoding DUF1385 domain-containing protein — protein MSAWGAGIAAGHIYRKGWEPRVWWAMSFPSGIMVVGPRVGCAWTLWGPPRAFSLRWWLFPAVGGWLVLLGLVRAMAGPWSAIQRLRRLHGAEHVVVGPELAPDEPPEPISTRCGATLAVASLPFLAAGYVVTGQTRGLIQLWALAWGEILRLTAFAEPRIRFVLLPGLWVQRLTTARPHPEDLEVARLALTHALGRPNVPRDPGPRSGCSGSPRGLGTP, from the coding sequence ATGAGCGCCTGGGGCGCGGGGATCGCTGCCGGGCACATCTACCGAAAAGGATGGGAGCCCCGGGTATGGTGGGCCATGAGCTTCCCGTCCGGAATCATGGTGGTGGGGCCGCGCGTGGGCTGTGCGTGGACGTTGTGGGGGCCGCCGAGGGCGTTCTCACTCCGGTGGTGGCTGTTTCCCGCCGTCGGGGGATGGCTTGTGCTGCTCGGCCTTGTACGCGCGATGGCCGGCCCGTGGTCCGCAATACAGCGGTTGCGGCGGCTGCACGGAGCCGAGCATGTGGTGGTGGGACCGGAACTGGCCCCCGACGAGCCGCCGGAGCCGATCTCCACACGGTGTGGGGCCACTCTCGCGGTCGCCAGCCTCCCGTTCCTAGCCGCGGGCTACGTGGTCACAGGGCAAACGAGGGGGCTGATCCAGCTTTGGGCCCTCGCCTGGGGGGAGATCCTCAGGCTCACGGCTTTCGCGGAGCCCCGGATCCGGTTCGTCCTCCTGCCGGGGCTGTGGGTCCAGCGCCTGACCACCGCTCGACCGCATCCCGAGGATCTGGAAGTGGCGCGGTTGGCCCTGACTCATGCTCTCGGACGACCGAACGTGCCCAGGGATCCCGGGCCGAGATCCGGCTGTAGTGGGAGTCCCCGGGGGCTCGGGACCCCGTAG
- a CDS encoding tetratricopeptide repeat protein yields the protein MGHANLRLVREVAARIPDPKTRSQILGEVAGILGRAGAPQEFEQAFAEALQALREAVTSKFSRALTRSRHGPAEPSGDLAPSPAEDRDEADDLADEDADMESEEPAPDLDPLQLLPTVTRERLKAVEEAARSGDARHLQEALDLALVPVLERDAHERAAALGTLAGVLLRLGRPQEAERLFDEALRAYRDIRGIPGPWGIYGHTQLQRQRQVIAVWRQALRELLHEGEAERILRWVIRGSDPDFNPLLKECAYPLARAGKLHLLLEHLPDLDTFRDTIAALARSGHLPEISLAVNALCTRPHVLSGTPLNNLLPRLAQLTSILAELGLHEEAERLSQLGQRRLLAAARAFLSEHASSRQPPSLPEFALLEEDPPPPHKQEEMEQHEAQEPEMWFQKAERAVEVLEEAFDLTEWLCASGLSGVAAAILDAVEDFLLFLEEEMVEEDLGDSAELLVRAVANLAAAGRVRDAVRLLDHLFQTAEHVWEDYLKYAIAADPDGGFHSFLEVLQKRCSDVVRAFLDAGAQEEARRFFHAVSAACEFGPAEERKALEPVLQQLMEKGDLEAARQVLWLARPSVRRQLLSTIAGFASSGTAEWAIPFVQAAMRAAVRAVFGPDKILLPRSPLDVEEEPWERPTGRKRSSVWLPADLRSHIRGIASGSGSDLWVEEAALAATACWSDEALAGCVEGLGSLGRFGEALVLSSGISDVPTRFRVLNGLLSRMEQEGYLSEVEQHAESEFDPETRAVLLAAIGDRLRATGQTEEARARFREALEAAETAGRSAVLAQVVRAAAELLPDASERCLSSVRGIPRPEARCQRLLDLAVPSAQLGLWDIVREAIEVGVDVYDEGWPDWGELGRKLGAAVACTGSADGIIQLLKTVAGCLRFVDSPEIGAHELVVGISEAVAWEAIREGAPGDLVEAMLGELSAFPPYASLMALVGLASVYTQAGRGEDANRILTQITEVVDSAFAEGVEEWEEDAWQGAVGYLLDVGMFDLAARIAETLGDPDSAGEARNLAESARLLRSGEPEEAAQSLQNLVRRQQRQVMTAVLREGEADRVLTVARRLGGEALAEIAASVARRLVGEGRLQEASALVGEVEDGLRRAELWLEIAQAAARDGNPADEYFRRALQEGQGAGQTSRQPGRRKAAEHTVLRIVQAAARSLGPEQAAGLAALVKNRTLQARALCSIALASAGSLPRRAGRQA from the coding sequence ATGGGACACGCCAACCTGCGGCTGGTGCGGGAGGTCGCTGCCCGGATCCCGGACCCGAAAACCCGTTCGCAGATCCTGGGAGAGGTTGCCGGGATCCTGGGCAGGGCCGGTGCGCCCCAGGAGTTCGAGCAGGCTTTCGCGGAGGCCCTTCAGGCCTTGCGGGAGGCCGTCACGTCGAAGTTCTCCAGGGCCCTGACAAGATCTCGACATGGCCCGGCTGAACCCTCCGGAGACCTCGCCCCTTCGCCTGCGGAAGACCGGGACGAGGCGGACGACCTGGCTGATGAGGACGCAGACATGGAGTCCGAAGAGCCAGCACCAGACCTCGACCCACTCCAACTGCTCCCTACCGTGACCCGCGAACGGCTGAAGGCCGTGGAGGAAGCCGCGAGGTCAGGGGACGCGCGACACCTGCAGGAGGCCCTGGACCTGGCACTGGTCCCTGTGCTCGAGCGGGACGCCCACGAGCGCGCCGCGGCCCTGGGAACCCTCGCCGGGGTCCTTCTGCGACTCGGCCGCCCCCAGGAGGCCGAGCGGCTCTTTGACGAAGCCCTGCGGGCCTACCGGGACATCCGCGGTATCCCCGGCCCCTGGGGGATTTACGGACACACACAACTCCAACGACAGCGCCAGGTCATCGCCGTCTGGCGCCAGGCACTCCGGGAGCTGCTGCACGAAGGCGAGGCGGAGCGTATCCTGCGGTGGGTGATCAGGGGTTCCGACCCCGACTTCAACCCTCTGCTCAAGGAATGCGCTTACCCGTTGGCACGTGCCGGGAAGCTGCACCTCCTCCTCGAGCACCTCCCGGACCTGGACACGTTCCGGGACACCATCGCGGCGCTCGCCCGTTCCGGCCATCTCCCCGAGATCTCCCTCGCGGTCAACGCTCTGTGTACCCGACCCCACGTGTTGTCCGGAACGCCTCTCAACAACCTCCTCCCGCGGCTCGCGCAACTGACATCCATACTCGCCGAACTGGGCCTCCACGAGGAAGCGGAGCGGCTTTCCCAGCTCGGCCAACGCCGGCTCCTGGCGGCCGCCCGAGCTTTCCTGTCGGAGCACGCCTCGAGCCGTCAACCTCCCTCCCTGCCCGAGTTCGCCCTCCTTGAGGAGGACCCGCCGCCTCCGCACAAACAGGAGGAGATGGAGCAACATGAGGCACAAGAGCCCGAGATGTGGTTCCAGAAGGCAGAAAGGGCCGTGGAAGTGCTGGAAGAGGCCTTCGACTTGACCGAGTGGCTCTGCGCCAGCGGGCTGTCCGGGGTGGCCGCAGCCATTCTCGATGCCGTCGAGGACTTTCTCCTCTTCCTGGAGGAGGAGATGGTGGAGGAGGATCTTGGCGACTCGGCAGAGCTGCTCGTCCGTGCCGTCGCCAACCTGGCGGCGGCCGGTCGCGTGAGAGACGCCGTGCGACTTCTGGACCACCTTTTCCAAACCGCCGAACACGTCTGGGAAGACTATCTCAAGTACGCCATCGCCGCGGACCCCGATGGCGGCTTCCACTCGTTCCTGGAAGTCCTGCAAAAGCGCTGTTCGGACGTCGTAAGGGCCTTCCTGGACGCGGGTGCACAAGAGGAAGCCCGGAGGTTCTTCCACGCCGTCAGCGCAGCCTGCGAGTTCGGCCCGGCAGAAGAACGCAAGGCCTTGGAGCCGGTTTTGCAGCAGCTGATGGAGAAAGGAGACCTGGAGGCGGCCCGGCAGGTCCTGTGGCTGGCCAGGCCCTCCGTGCGGCGCCAGCTGCTTTCCACCATCGCCGGCTTCGCCTCTTCAGGCACAGCGGAGTGGGCGATCCCGTTCGTGCAGGCCGCGATGCGGGCGGCCGTGAGAGCCGTGTTCGGGCCGGACAAGATTCTTCTTCCTCGATCGCCGCTCGATGTCGAGGAAGAACCCTGGGAGCGGCCAACCGGGCGGAAGCGCTCTAGCGTCTGGTTGCCGGCAGATCTCCGCTCGCACATCCGAGGGATCGCTTCAGGGTCGGGATCGGACTTGTGGGTCGAGGAGGCCGCGCTGGCAGCCACCGCCTGCTGGTCCGACGAGGCCCTCGCCGGGTGCGTCGAGGGGCTGGGAAGCCTCGGCCGCTTTGGGGAGGCCCTGGTCCTCTCGTCCGGCATCTCTGACGTGCCGACCCGTTTCCGGGTCCTGAACGGCCTTCTCTCCCGGATGGAGCAGGAAGGCTACCTGAGCGAGGTCGAGCAGCACGCGGAGTCGGAGTTCGACCCGGAAACCCGCGCCGTGCTCCTCGCGGCCATCGGGGATCGCCTCCGGGCGACCGGGCAGACCGAAGAGGCCCGGGCCAGATTCCGGGAAGCCCTCGAAGCTGCTGAGACGGCGGGCCGGTCTGCGGTGCTGGCCCAGGTCGTCCGCGCCGCGGCCGAGCTGCTCCCGGATGCCTCCGAACGGTGCCTGAGCTCCGTCAGGGGGATCCCGCGCCCCGAGGCCCGGTGCCAACGCCTTTTGGATCTCGCAGTTCCGTCCGCGCAACTCGGCCTGTGGGACATCGTGCGGGAGGCCATCGAGGTCGGAGTGGATGTCTACGATGAGGGATGGCCCGACTGGGGCGAGCTGGGGAGGAAGCTCGGGGCCGCTGTGGCCTGCACCGGTTCTGCGGACGGGATCATCCAACTCCTCAAGACCGTAGCGGGCTGCCTCAGGTTCGTAGACTCCCCGGAGATCGGAGCGCACGAACTCGTCGTCGGTATCTCCGAGGCTGTGGCCTGGGAGGCCATCCGGGAAGGCGCCCCCGGGGACCTCGTCGAAGCCATGCTGGGGGAACTGAGCGCCTTCCCCCCTTACGCCTCGCTGATGGCCCTGGTGGGGCTGGCTTCCGTGTATACGCAGGCAGGGCGAGGGGAGGACGCGAACCGCATTCTCACCCAGATCACCGAGGTGGTGGACTCGGCGTTTGCCGAGGGCGTAGAAGAATGGGAGGAAGACGCGTGGCAGGGCGCGGTGGGTTACTTGCTCGACGTCGGGATGTTTGACCTCGCTGCCCGAATCGCGGAGACGCTGGGGGATCCCGACTCGGCCGGCGAGGCGCGAAACCTGGCGGAGTCCGCGCGTCTGCTGCGCTCCGGCGAGCCGGAAGAAGCTGCCCAAAGTCTGCAGAACCTGGTTCGCCGGCAGCAGCGCCAAGTCATGACGGCGGTTTTGAGGGAAGGGGAGGCCGACCGGGTGCTGACCGTGGCGAGGCGGCTCGGGGGCGAGGCTCTGGCGGAAATCGCGGCCTCCGTCGCGCGCCGACTGGTAGGGGAAGGCCGGCTGCAGGAGGCCAGCGCTCTGGTCGGGGAGGTCGAGGACGGCCTGCGACGAGCAGAGCTCTGGTTGGAGATCGCACAAGCGGCCGCCCGGGATGGGAATCCCGCAGACGAGTACTTCCGGAGAGCCCTGCAGGAGGGACAGGGGGCGGGGCAGACCTCCCGCCAGCCGGGGCGCCGGAAGGCGGCGGAGCACACGGTTCTGCGGATAGTACAAGCCGCAGCCCGGTCCCTGGGGCCGGAACAGGCCGCAGGCCTCGCCGCCCTCGTCAAGAACAGGACGTTGCAGGCCAGAGCCCTGTGCTCCATCGCTTTGGCTTCCGCAGGATCCCTCCCACGCCGGGCCGGACGCCAAGCATGA
- a CDS encoding tetratricopeptide repeat protein, giving the protein MKGRQNGDQLRQALLRSKPGPGPDCPDDLTVFHAAAGLLSHAEQQAFERHLEGCLACRDRELETRKLLHFEQHRIPYRIDPQTGRIRRVSRIRLLLSALHPQALLRGLTDLAPKRLAIALAFLLVALLAWSLASPALARSPAVLAAAKQVPVVRWLLPASVREYLEASLLADRMGRLPLGGKEWQDLAARAEGHLKRALRMDPAYVDAHILLGDLYLDRSSVNPASPASRRYLDLAEAAYRRALIHDPQHIQARYGLAEVYATRGEFGKELEQYNAILRQDPNEHDARLFRGWVYLERGDYARAAEDFRELLKEDPTDWEAAWALGLARAFEGKPREALREVERLKPLNPGRARLLQHILRALEKAGRR; this is encoded by the coding sequence ATGAAGGGGCGACAGAACGGAGACCAACTGAGGCAGGCCCTGTTGAGGTCCAAACCCGGCCCGGGCCCGGATTGTCCGGACGACCTTACCGTGTTCCACGCGGCCGCGGGGCTGCTCTCCCATGCCGAGCAGCAGGCCTTCGAGCGCCACCTAGAGGGGTGTCTAGCCTGCCGGGACCGGGAACTCGAGACCCGCAAGCTCCTGCACTTCGAGCAGCACCGCATCCCCTACCGGATCGACCCTCAGACCGGCCGGATTCGGAGGGTTTCCCGGATCCGCCTCCTGCTCTCGGCCCTGCACCCTCAAGCGCTGCTCCGCGGGCTCACAGACCTGGCTCCCAAGCGCTTGGCCATCGCCCTCGCCTTTCTGCTCGTGGCCCTCCTGGCTTGGTCCCTGGCCTCCCCGGCCCTGGCCCGCTCGCCGGCGGTCCTGGCCGCAGCAAAACAGGTGCCCGTGGTCCGCTGGTTGCTCCCGGCCTCGGTGCGGGAGTACCTGGAGGCGAGCCTGCTCGCGGACCGGATGGGCAGGCTCCCCCTCGGAGGGAAGGAATGGCAGGACCTGGCCGCCCGGGCAGAGGGGCACCTCAAGAGGGCCCTCCGGATGGATCCCGCCTACGTGGACGCACACATCCTGCTGGGAGACCTGTACCTCGATCGCTCCTCCGTCAACCCGGCTTCCCCCGCTTCCCGCAGGTACCTGGACCTCGCCGAGGCCGCCTACAGACGGGCCCTCATCCACGATCCCCAGCACATCCAGGCCCGCTACGGTTTGGCGGAGGTCTACGCCACCAGGGGGGAATTCGGCAAGGAACTGGAGCAGTACAACGCCATCCTGCGGCAGGACCCGAACGAGCACGATGCCCGACTGTTCCGGGGCTGGGTGTACCTGGAGCGGGGGGACTACGCGAGGGCCGCGGAGGATTTCCGGGAGCTCCTGAAGGAGGATCCCACGGACTGGGAGGCGGCGTGGGCGCTGGGGCTTGCGCGGGCCTTCGAAGGAAAGCCCCGGGAGGCCCTCCGGGAGGTGGAGCGCCTGAAGCCCCTCAACCCCGGCCGCGCGCGCCTGCTGCAGCACATCCTGCGGGCCCTGGAGAAGGCGGGCAGGAGGTAG
- a CDS encoding DUF4011 domain-containing protein yields the protein MRTESVPALAALTSDQLSQVTQYLNAWKRSLLDLSARNRLLHFHKGLATRVRLDRPGVHDLYMALAVGERSLAFPGPRGIAVDDLELQEAVDPSDRVAPGDLETAPPVKTLKDLKDLYRKLERLRRGTRTIYEEQGVHTLFLALGLLQWREADHSEETIDSPLLLVPVRLERTEERYLLCPHEDDVEVNPALAYRLQRDFGLTLPGLDGNAEEQAPAVALDRFFGEVRDLAARKGWTVVDEAWLAQFAFYKLPMYRDLEAPGVAESAATHPVVAALCGLRERSEPGPVDVRRAEEEYARPELFPVLDADSSQLEVMEQVRQGRTIVVQGPPGTGKSQTIVNVIAQALREGKRVLFVSEKRAALEVVYERLEKLGLARLCLDLHSSRASRKAVVEDLMGSLDDLRAWQDRSDRAAFEQYQRLRSQLDEYVHELHRPRDRQGRSAFQVHGTLARLRDVPLVTARLPFERILDVEPDQEARVIELLGRIARLGVWDHQRTHPWKDAAPSDDFAPIPDAMASLCSTLNRVYDSLLALAGEMAELTGVRPATAREVEEHLDLVRHLAKRPLVTIRESWLSAEAGQRASLVRFARELGERMELRRQGLAYLESLGVDPSADAGEFRLLYGMLDQAEKGSWYRRLVTEWKAQRRLGQLLRRKLRRREAAAVVRALFAVQDAEAWVTANGDRIRTELGLEPAPDCLNRTADATVEAVVWTASTVEAAGGQLPEALRRAILADDPAAIRARAEALLERASSALLALGSATADEHFVRLFPKGVGGYSWHDWPLEEARETTVTWEREAGRLPEWLEHLRQMRAAEEAGLSPFLTACQAARVPARRLPDAFKRAYFTQWLRRAYESSEVLRSFQGYEWEELRRRFQELDRRLQQEAVKATFEMIASRLPDPLPAGELTVLSREANKKRRHLPLRKLFPQIPNLLLAVKPCLMMSPLSVATYLPWQVFSFDLVIFDEASQLLPGDAIGVLLRGQQAVIFGDKKQMPPTDFFQAHVEGDEEEPDAQDYESILDIASTYFPGPMLKWHYRSRDERLIAFSNKHFYGRTLVTFPSPRLDGVDTGISFVYVPDGVYGRGGSRTNVVEARRVAELVLEHCRTRPDLSLGVITLSIEQRDAVEEALRRLMREHPELVLPQKEEFFVKNLETVQGDERDVVILDIGYGPSEPGGTPSLQFGPLNRSGGERRLNVAITRARYRMIVVSSMQPEQLKGIVHQARWEGPKLLAEYLEYAQRGGMGAGVDGTGQPESEFEEAVRDALVARGYQVDCQVGVSGYRIDLAVRDPDAPGRYIVGIECDGATYHSARTARDRDRIRQMVLESLGWHIVRVWSTDWIRDPDRVTDRLVKYVEDVRWRDG from the coding sequence ATGCGGACAGAAAGCGTACCGGCCCTCGCCGCTCTGACGTCCGACCAGCTCAGCCAGGTGACTCAATACCTCAACGCGTGGAAGCGCTCTCTCCTCGATCTCTCGGCTCGCAATCGGCTGCTTCATTTCCACAAAGGCCTGGCGACCCGTGTCCGCCTCGACCGCCCGGGGGTCCATGACCTCTACATGGCGCTCGCCGTCGGGGAGCGGTCGCTGGCTTTCCCCGGGCCACGAGGCATTGCCGTCGACGACCTTGAGCTCCAAGAGGCGGTCGACCCTTCGGATCGCGTCGCTCCAGGCGACCTGGAGACCGCTCCGCCGGTCAAGACCCTGAAGGACCTCAAGGACCTCTACCGAAAGCTCGAGCGCCTGCGCCGCGGAACGCGCACGATCTACGAAGAGCAGGGGGTCCACACGCTCTTCCTCGCGCTCGGTCTGCTGCAATGGCGAGAGGCGGACCACTCTGAAGAGACGATCGATAGCCCTCTTCTGCTCGTTCCGGTCCGTTTGGAGCGAACCGAGGAGCGCTACCTGCTCTGTCCGCACGAGGACGACGTCGAGGTCAACCCCGCTCTTGCTTACCGGTTGCAGCGCGATTTCGGCTTGACCCTGCCAGGGCTCGACGGCAATGCCGAGGAGCAGGCTCCCGCTGTGGCACTCGACCGGTTCTTCGGGGAAGTTCGAGATCTCGCGGCCCGCAAGGGCTGGACCGTCGTAGACGAGGCATGGCTGGCGCAGTTCGCCTTCTACAAGCTCCCGATGTACCGGGACCTCGAGGCGCCCGGGGTGGCGGAAAGTGCGGCCACGCATCCCGTGGTGGCCGCACTGTGCGGCTTGCGGGAGCGGTCCGAGCCAGGGCCCGTCGACGTGCGAAGGGCCGAGGAGGAGTATGCCCGGCCGGAGCTATTCCCGGTCCTTGACGCCGACTCAAGCCAGCTGGAAGTGATGGAGCAGGTCCGCCAGGGCAGGACCATTGTGGTGCAAGGGCCGCCTGGCACGGGAAAGAGCCAGACCATCGTCAACGTCATCGCCCAGGCCCTGCGCGAGGGGAAGAGAGTGCTGTTCGTGAGCGAGAAGAGGGCCGCTCTCGAGGTGGTCTACGAGCGATTGGAAAAGCTAGGTCTGGCCCGCCTGTGTCTCGACCTCCACAGCAGCCGGGCCAGCCGAAAGGCCGTCGTCGAAGACCTCATGGGCAGCCTGGACGACCTGAGGGCCTGGCAGGACCGAAGCGACCGGGCTGCTTTCGAGCAGTACCAGCGGCTGAGGAGTCAACTCGACGAGTATGTCCATGAATTGCACCGGCCCCGAGATCGTCAGGGACGCAGCGCGTTCCAGGTCCATGGAACCCTGGCCCGCTTGCGGGACGTACCGCTGGTGACGGCACGACTTCCCTTCGAACGGATACTTGACGTCGAGCCTGACCAAGAGGCTCGGGTCATCGAGTTGCTCGGACGGATCGCCAGGCTTGGTGTGTGGGACCACCAGCGAACCCACCCATGGAAGGACGCTGCACCGTCCGACGATTTCGCGCCGATTCCCGACGCGATGGCGTCCCTTTGCAGCACGCTGAACCGAGTTTACGACAGCCTGCTGGCCCTTGCCGGCGAGATGGCCGAGTTGACGGGGGTGCGGCCTGCCACGGCGCGGGAGGTGGAAGAACACCTCGATCTCGTGCGGCATCTGGCAAAAAGACCGTTGGTGACCATCCGGGAGTCATGGCTCAGCGCCGAGGCGGGGCAGCGAGCGTCGCTGGTACGATTCGCACGGGAGCTCGGCGAACGCATGGAACTGAGAAGGCAAGGCCTCGCATACCTTGAAAGCCTGGGCGTGGATCCGTCAGCCGACGCCGGCGAGTTCCGGTTGCTGTACGGGATGCTGGACCAGGCTGAGAAAGGCTCGTGGTACCGCCGGTTGGTCACCGAGTGGAAGGCGCAGCGGCGGCTGGGGCAGCTCTTGCGCAGGAAGCTGCGGCGCCGAGAGGCGGCAGCCGTGGTTCGGGCGCTGTTCGCCGTGCAGGATGCAGAGGCGTGGGTAACGGCCAACGGCGACCGCATCCGTACCGAACTGGGGCTGGAGCCTGCCCCGGATTGCCTGAACCGGACGGCCGATGCCACCGTGGAAGCCGTCGTGTGGACGGCCTCCACCGTGGAGGCGGCGGGAGGTCAGTTGCCTGAGGCACTTCGGCGAGCGATACTCGCCGATGACCCGGCGGCGATCCGGGCCAGGGCAGAGGCTCTGCTCGAACGGGCGTCATCCGCTCTCCTTGCGTTGGGGAGCGCGACCGCCGACGAGCACTTCGTCCGACTGTTCCCGAAGGGCGTCGGCGGGTACTCGTGGCACGATTGGCCTTTGGAGGAGGCCCGGGAAACCACTGTGACCTGGGAACGGGAAGCGGGCCGTTTGCCGGAGTGGCTCGAGCACCTGCGGCAGATGCGGGCTGCGGAAGAAGCCGGGCTGTCCCCGTTTCTGACTGCTTGTCAGGCTGCGAGGGTTCCTGCGCGCCGTCTGCCCGATGCCTTTAAACGGGCCTACTTCACACAGTGGTTGCGGCGTGCGTACGAGAGTTCTGAGGTGTTGCGATCCTTCCAGGGGTACGAGTGGGAGGAGCTGCGCCGCAGGTTTCAAGAGCTGGATCGGCGCCTCCAGCAAGAGGCTGTAAAGGCGACCTTCGAGATGATAGCGTCGCGCCTGCCCGACCCCCTTCCGGCCGGCGAGTTGACCGTCCTCTCTCGTGAGGCGAATAAGAAGCGAAGGCATCTGCCCCTTCGGAAGCTGTTCCCGCAGATCCCCAATCTGCTGTTGGCCGTCAAGCCGTGTCTCATGATGAGTCCCCTCTCCGTGGCGACGTACTTACCCTGGCAGGTCTTCTCGTTCGACCTGGTCATCTTCGACGAGGCGTCGCAGCTGTTGCCGGGTGATGCCATCGGGGTGCTGTTGCGGGGCCAGCAGGCGGTGATCTTCGGGGACAAGAAGCAGATGCCGCCCACTGATTTCTTCCAGGCTCACGTGGAGGGCGACGAGGAAGAACCCGACGCGCAGGACTACGAGAGCATCCTCGACATCGCCAGCACCTATTTCCCTGGGCCGATGCTCAAGTGGCATTACCGAAGCCGCGACGAGCGACTGATCGCGTTCTCGAACAAGCATTTCTACGGGAGAACACTGGTGACGTTTCCGTCTCCCCGGCTGGACGGGGTTGACACAGGGATCTCCTTCGTCTACGTCCCCGACGGCGTCTACGGGCGGGGAGGCTCGCGCACCAACGTGGTTGAAGCCAGACGGGTGGCCGAGCTTGTGCTGGAACACTGCCGCACCCGGCCGGACCTATCGCTCGGGGTCATCACCCTGAGCATCGAACAGCGGGATGCCGTCGAAGAGGCGCTGCGGCGGCTCATGAGGGAGCATCCGGAGCTGGTCTTGCCCCAAAAAGAGGAGTTCTTCGTCAAGAATCTGGAGACCGTGCAGGGAGACGAGCGCGACGTCGTCATCCTGGATATCGGATACGGCCCGTCGGAGCCCGGCGGGACCCCGTCGCTTCAGTTTGGGCCACTCAACCGAAGCGGAGGGGAACGGCGGTTAAACGTCGCCATCACCCGGGCCCGGTATCGGATGATTGTGGTCTCCTCGATGCAACCAGAGCAGTTGAAGGGCATCGTGCATCAGGCGCGCTGGGAAGGCCCCAAGTTGCTCGCGGAGTACCTCGAGTATGCCCAGCGTGGCGGTATGGGTGCCGGAGTGGATGGCACAGGGCAGCCGGAGAGCGAGTTCGAGGAAGCAGTCCGGGACGCGCTGGTCGCGCGGGGGTATCAGGTCGACTGCCAGGTTGGAGTCTCAGGCTACCGTATCGACCTGGCTGTGAGAGACCCGGATGCGCCGGGGCGTTACATCGTGGGGATCGAATGCGACGGGGCGACCTACCATTCGGCGCGCACGGCCCGTGACCGTGACCGCATCCGGCAGATGGTGTTGGAATCCCTCGGGTGGCACATCGTCCGCGTGTGGTCCACGGACTGGATCCGTGACCCGGACAGGGTCACCGACCGGCTGGTGAAGTACGTTGAGGACGTTCGATGGAGAGACGGTTGA
- a CDS encoding helix-turn-helix domain-containing protein, whose product MGELMTVRALAALLGVSRQALYAAIRRGLVPGVVRWGRPIRVRRQAVLRWLEGKEEGKPSKGAQRRGS is encoded by the coding sequence ATGGGCGAGTTGATGACGGTTCGTGCGTTAGCGGCGCTCCTCGGCGTCAGCCGCCAGGCCCTGTACGCCGCGATTCGGCGCGGGCTGGTTCCCGGGGTCGTCCGGTGGGGGCGGCCGATCCGCGTCCGGCGTCAGGCGGTCCTCCGTTGGCTGGAGGGCAAAGAAGAAGGCAAGCCCTCGAAAGGGGCGCAGCGCCGCGGATCCTGA
- a CDS encoding MFS transporter, translated as MHRPEGRGQSKRPGWALLRDTRFALFFMGNFLSNLGTWFQNIAQGLLVFRLTGSPFYVGLVNFAQFAAVPVFAPLSGRLADQYDRRRLGILAQMVAAGTAGLLSALYFLRHLTPWRLIAGAFLLGLTNAFSTPILQTVVACLVRPQDLAAALVMNSATYNLARAAGPVLAVLTVETAGFGWAFLINAVSFCVLAFALLRIRPQGQETHPAASPQPSSGTPSQASVPLLLIAAGTLSVAMDPIMTLSPAFAARVFGRPDTWAGYLVGAFGIGAIAATLRTGGMPSPRSMALHMLVLGIGGLGFALAPSGEVGLAAAGIAGYGFLYANAGTQTLLLLAAPPERVGHLMGLWSVAFLGIRPVAALADGALATLVGLRGAAVLLTFPVLGVSSWMLLHPAIPSRGHTGSRHPGGVMPQRR; from the coding sequence GTGCACCGTCCAGAAGGGCGCGGTCAGTCCAAGCGGCCGGGCTGGGCGCTGCTGCGGGATACCCGCTTCGCCCTCTTCTTCATGGGCAACTTCCTCTCCAACCTCGGCACGTGGTTCCAGAACATCGCTCAGGGCCTTCTGGTCTTCCGGCTCACGGGTTCTCCCTTCTACGTGGGATTGGTGAACTTCGCCCAGTTCGCGGCCGTGCCGGTGTTCGCACCGCTCAGCGGTCGGCTCGCGGACCAGTACGACCGGCGGCGTCTAGGAATCCTCGCACAGATGGTGGCCGCGGGGACCGCGGGCCTTCTCTCGGCCCTGTACTTCCTGAGGCATCTCACCCCGTGGCGGCTGATCGCCGGGGCGTTCCTCCTGGGGCTGACGAACGCTTTCTCCACCCCCATCCTGCAGACGGTGGTCGCCTGTCTCGTGCGGCCCCAGGACCTCGCCGCCGCCCTGGTCATGAACTCCGCCACCTACAACCTGGCCCGGGCCGCAGGACCGGTGCTCGCGGTCCTCACCGTGGAGACCGCGGGGTTCGGGTGGGCGTTCCTCATCAACGCGGTCTCTTTCTGCGTCCTCGCCTTTGCCCTGCTCCGGATCCGACCGCAGGGGCAGGAGACGCACCCGGCCGCTTCCCCGCAACCCTCGTCCGGTACCCCGTCGCAGGCATCCGTTCCCCTGCTCCTCATCGCGGCGGGAACCCTCTCCGTGGCCATGGATCCCATCATGACCCTCTCCCCCGCCTTCGCCGCCCGGGTGTTCGGACGGCCGGACACATGGGCGGGGTACCTGGTAGGGGCCTTCGGGATCGGTGCCATCGCGGCGACCCTGCGTACCGGCGGGATGCCCTCCCCGAGGTCCATGGCCCTTCACATGCTGGTCCTGGGCATCGGCGGGCTGGGATTCGCCCTCGCTCCCTCCGGGGAGGTGGGGCTCGCGGCCGCGGGCATTGCGGGATACGGGTTCCTCTACGCGAACGCGGGCACTCAGACCCTCCTGCTCCTCGCGGCTCCTCCGGAGCGGGTAGGGCACCTGATGGGGCTGTGGAGCGTGGCCTTTCTGGGGATCCGGCCGGTGGCCGCGCTGGCGGACGGCGCCCTCGCGACCCTCGTGGGGCTCCGGGGGGCGGCGGTGTTGCTGACCTTTCCGGTGCTCGGGGTGAGCAGCTGGATGCTCCTCCATCCTGCCATCCCTTCCCGGGGCCATACCGGGAGCCGGCATCCCGGAGGGGTGATGCCACAGAGGAGATGA